CTTCATGATCACTTATTACCTATGGCTAGGCATGAACTTAGCCCCACACCAACAGTAGAGCCCCTTCTTTTTCCTATCTTGAATTTCAAAGAGAGAAGGTAACTTAGCCCTCGATCCACCACTCATAGAAAGAGCTTTAGCTAATGTCAATCCTTAACTGGAAACCTGACTTGCTACTGTTGGAGAAGAATTCTTAGCAATCCATGTACTAGGAAACAATGAACTAATCCTAAAAGGTGAAAAAGACTAAGAAGAAGCAGCCCGCTCCTCTGATCAGTCAGCAAAATAAAATCGACTTGCTTAGCCTTATGCAAACACTCAATTAAGTCCTTAAGTTTGAACAATCTAACACACTAACctatctccaacttcaaattgttaaTAAAAAATACTACAGGCATACAATTCTGACAATTGTAACTAGATGAGAATACTTACAAAAGATTCGTAGTATTTATCTAATGTTCTTTTCTACTTCAAGGAAACTAACTCAACAATTGGATCTTGGAACGTATTAGGGGCAAACATTTCCTTCATCTAGTTAAAGTAAGAGTCATATTCCAACAATAAAACCTTTTCTTTTGTTGGCAATAAAAGTGATGCCAATATAAAGCTTTATTGACAACTTCACCCCCTTATCTAAGTCCAAAACTAACATATTCAACAACCACGCATCCACTAGCATCCCTGACAACCTCCTTAACAGGCAGACCTAGAAGAGCACCCAAAATGCCTTTGCTTCCATAGGGTGAATCACTCTCTGCATACCCTCCATAGAAGGCACTAACTTacttaaataatgttcaaataaCCCTTTGATCTCCATTTGCAACTCAAACTTGATCTCAATCAAGATTTCATCATGCATCACTTACATTCAAGCATCAATTTGGTTCTCTAATTCTTAGTTTTCCTTTGAAGTGTGAGAAACATTATCACCACCAACCAtaacttggctctaataccaaAATGATGCGACCCAAAATAACTCACAAAGAaggaaggaggaagaagaagagtgAAAACAATTGTGTGTGAGAGAAAGAGAGATGAGAGTTTTGGAATGATTTCTTTAGTTGGTAACAAAGTAACTACTCCTATCTTTAATACCCAATCATTGCATTTTACGTCTGTTAATACCTTTACAACCAATCGCGAAAGGGAAACGCATTGTTTCACTTAAACAATTCTATAAcaaaaaaataacaaatttaacaaaaaataacaACCAAAGCAAAATGCTACTATTTTGCTTATTCAATTATTTTGCTCATAACGCATTGATGGTGCCTATGTGTAGAGCTGAAATAAGCGCCTAAAACGACTGCAGGATGGTGGTTGTgggttaaaataaaaaaagtccAAAGAGAAAACTATATGgagaaataaattttaatttttatataaaaataatatattataaaatattaaaaatattcaacactttttctaattttcaatatgtttaaatatttcacaagatatatttttgtttatatattatttttaaaatatttttgaacttttataaaaaaatgtttttatgtactttttattttgaaattgttataattataattttttgaattttaagatTATGACTAAATTAATTGAATATGCAAACATCGAGATAaaattttgttgaattttttaaaattatgaccaAATTAATGGATTGTGTAAAATGTTAAAAGGCTATATTTCTATTACAATATTCAAAATAAGAAATGCTAACATTTCATCTAATGACCAAAAGTATTTTAAAAGTGAGGTGACTACAAAATGAAATTAAGCTAATAAGAGTGACTAAAACAACAAAATTTTAAAGTAGGTGACAAAAATAAAAATGCTTAAAACTTTGGGTGACTATTAGAGTTGTTCATAGGTTGGGTTACTCATTCATGCCCGAAGACTCGCCGAAATTGAGagagtttgaataaaaatattaaacctgAAAAATgggtttgaataaaaaaatagatCCGTTTAAAATATGAGTCAAGCTCGGGCTTGAACATTCAAGGCCCAAACCTGACCCGACCCATTTTTAGGTTtctaatactttatattatgtaattttcacatattatgtaatttaaaacacattacaaaaataaatttatattaaatatataatactactcaaatataaacattaaaaactttaaatatatataattattaaatattaaaataatataatataaatatttaaaaataaaaataatatgaatcAACCTAAAATGAATTTGAGTTAGTctttgataaataaaaatacatttaaataaaattttatattcaaatttaaagtcactgaatttaaataaatataaatatattaatattatttatagaatCAACTCATTCCAAATCGAACCCGGCATTAACACCTTAGTCCTTACCATAAAAATCTAAAGCGCAGGTGGTAAAAGACGGCACGGAACCTAGAATGATGTTGGCAGAGTATGTCAAAGTGTTGCATAGGCCCTCACGTCATTTGAGCTACTATAACATTGAGCGTTACGCCATCGGTTTCGAATTTACATCGTCTTTTTAAGTCTCTACCTATCACTTAGCCATCCATTCCATCCTTCCTCAACAACCCACACATACTCAAAACTATTCACCAGAGTTACCACTGAAAACATGGCCGCCACAAAGCTTGGGAGGATCAAGCTGGGTTCTCAGGGCCTGGAAGTGTCGGCACAAGGCCTTGGATGCATGGGGATGTCAGCTTTCTATGGTCCTCCAAAGCCTGAACCCGACATGATAGCTCTCATCCACCATGCTATTAACTCTGGAGTTACATTTCTTGACACCTCTGATGTTTACGGCCCACATACCAATGAAATCCTTCTTGGTAAGGCCCTAAAAGATGGTGTAAGAAACAAGGTTGAGTTGGCTACTAAGTTCGGTATCGATTATACTGATGGGAAAAGGGAAATCCGGGGTGACCCTGTTTATGTAAGGGCTGCTTGTGAAGGTAGCTTGAAACGTCTTGGTGTTGATTGCATTGATCTTTATTATCAGCATCGGGTGGATACAAGGGTTCCCATTGAAGTCACGGTTTGTTTTTGTGTTTAACTTTTGTCCTTTGCCTTACTTTTTCTTCTATTGTTGTGATCTGTATTATGGATTGTTTTTAAATAACCAGATTGGAGAACTGAAGAAATTAGTTGAAGAAGGTAAAGTGAAGTACATAGGTTTATCCGAGGCTTCTGCATCGACCATTAGGAGGGCTCATGCGGTTCATCCAATAACTGCTGTGCAATTGGAGTGGTCATTGTGGTCTAGGGATGTTGAGGCTGACATAATTCCTACTTGCAGGTTGTTTATCAATAAGGGACTTACCAAATTTTGTTGAAAAAGTTActgatttgggtttctttattttgATGTGATTCTTTTGAATTTCTCAGGGAACTTGGGATTGGCATTGTTGCTTACAGTCCTCTGGGGAGAGGGTTCTTTTCATCTGGCCCCAAAATGATGGAAACTTTGTCCGAAGGTGACTTTAGAAAGGTTTGTTCTTTGTAACTGTGTTTCACAATTGCATATTTGTTCATAAGAAGAATGATTTATCTGTTACTTTTTGGCATATCTAATTTCATGTTCTTGGTAGATTGTCCTAATTGATACATGTGAATCAGATAGAATCTAGAGTAATACTGACATAACAATCTTTAAGAGCTTCCAGGCATGATGGCTACTATTTTTCTTAATGCTTAAAATGTTCTGCAATATTCTCCTCTTTCCAGGCAGAGGGCTAACCATAATATTTTTGTCCCTAAATATGGTCCCTCCCTTGAGTTTTGCTAGGCTGCAAATATCTCTTTAGAGTTACTTTTATAGGTTTAAAACAAAATTTGAGTGAAGGCTTTCTAAAATGTCTTGAATTATGAATCTGTGTTATTTACAGAGAAAGGGCTGGTGCTGTATGAGATAATCATTTGAATGAATTTTCATTTGTTGCAGTATCTCCCAAGGTTCCAGCCAGAAAATCTGGAGCATAACAAACGCCTGTACGAGCGAGTTAATGAGATAGCAGTGAAGAAGGGATGCACCCCATCACAACTTGCATTGGCCTGGGTCCATCACCAAGGGAACGATGTCTGTCCCATTCCTGGAACTACCAAGATCGAAAACTTCAATCAGAACATTGGAGCTTTGTCCGTGAAATTAACACCCGAAGAGATGGCAGAGCTAGAATCCATTGCTTCAGCAGGTTCAGTGAAGGGAGACCGATATGGTGGCACTATCGCAACCTACTATGAATCGGATACTCCTCCCTTGTCTTCATGGAAACCTTAAATGAGAGCATACTTGTTCAAATCAATACAATCTTTAAGGTGAGTTATGAACCTAATGTAAGGCCCCTActttttttttagaataaattTTCTGTGAGATTTAATAATAAAAGGGCTTTTGGTGATAGGTTGTGCAAGCTTGGTTGTAGCTATATCTACGTTTGTAATATGTTGAGAATGTCGATTCCAGGTTAATAAAGCAAAAGTTTCTATCAAGTTGCATGATAATACTTACATATATTATTCGTATTTTTGTTCTTTTACACATGTCTAGCATTTCTGTTCGAAATCAtttaaaaaatagttaaatacATAAATATCAATATTCAATGTTCATGTGGATAATACAAATGATGATTTTTCCCCTAATACCTCTTCTCAATTGCCTggcaaatcgattaaatattggcTGGATCTTTTCTTCCTCTTTTAGATATTCTATCTCATATAAGGAAGAAatcttaaaataatgttaaaaaggTAAAGCATGTTTGGATATTTGAATCTATCATCAGCAAAAGAAAAATAAGATGTATTCAAATAATATGAGTAATATCTGCGTGTGCTAAAAacgaaaattataattattgaaagatttctgattattttaaaagaaatttttgaaATGTAATCTACTTGAAATCGTTAAACCTCTCAACACATTCTATTTATTATCTTCAGCGGAGATTTTAATATAGAATCCATGCAATCATCATTAGTTTTCTTAGGCTGATAATGAATGTAAAGAAGAAACCATTTACCTAACCAACAAGTGTTAGGTGGATACATAGGTTCGGACTTTGaaggaaaagaaataaaacaatgggAAATCTTATCAGGAGTTTATAAATAATCAATGAATTAATGTTTGCGTAAGTTTTGTATTTGTAAGCTGATCTTCGTTCTTTAAAATAATTGCTCCAATGGAGGGTCTCCCATTATTCCAGATAATTTCAACTTCCAACAGTTCCATGCTGCAAATCCAACACTGGGATCCTTTTCTTCCTTCGCATCTTTCTTAACTTTTTCAACTCTCTTACAGCGATTTCAAGTGCATCCTCAATTCCAGACTTGGGGTCTCCATATCACCTTTGGGATTAGCTTTACAACTTCTTTTCTCATAGCTACCACTCGATCCTCCGGAAATCGAGACAGGCTCTCATTTATGCTCACACTGCCATGTTTGATGTCATTTGCAGGAATGTACACCGAGTAGCTGGTGTAATTCTTTGGGAAGTACCATATATATTGTGCATATGCAGAATAAGGATGGAAAAATACGGGAATGCAGCCTGCCAGGATCGAATTGAACATCGAACACCTAGTGTATGAGTCCCCCGGAGGATGCAAACAGAAGACCGAGTTGCGAAACACCTTGATTACTTGAACTGGAGTGCCACACTTGTTTGCACTGGAGTTGCAATCGAGCAACTTGCATATGTTTTTTGAGGTTAAACATTTGTTGATAATCTGGATACGGATCGAGTCATTCATGGTTGGATGTGGAGCACTGGCAAAATAGAACAGGTATCGCCTTTTCCGACTCCTCACTTGTTTCTGCCAATGGATTACGTCGATGTAGGTTGATGGACGAAAGTAAGTCGGATATGGTACGGAAAATTCATTGCAATAAGAGCTTGTTTCTGTAGATAACATTGTCATATTCATTGATTCAGGCAATGGCATAAGCTTGTTCCCCCCCAATCCGGTTGATTTCCAGATCGTCTACGAAAATACCAAGCAATCCTCCCTGCAACGAAGAAATGGTCTCGACCCCATAACCGCTTCCATTCAGCTCGGTTTCGAAGCCAGTCGACGATATCATAAGGCAAACAATCTCTTACAGTTGTGTTATAGTCCCAAAGATAACGACCAACATCGAGGCCAGCATAGGAGGGTACGAAAACAGCTGCTGGTGCTGTATGAGATAATCATTTGAATGAATTTTCATTTGTTGCAGTATCTCCCAAGGTTCCAGCCAGAAAATCTGGAGCATAACAAACGCCTGTACGAGCGAGTTAATGAGATAGCAGTGAAGAAGGGATGCACCCCATCACAACTTGCATTGGCCTGGGTCCATCACCAAGGGAACGATGTCTGTCCCATTCCTGGAACTACCAAGATCGAAAACTTCAATCAGAACATTGGAGCTTTGTCCGTGAAATTAACACCCGAAGAGATGGCAGAGCTAGAATCCATTGCTTCAGCAGGTTCAGTGAAGGGAGACCGATATGGTGGCACTATCGCAACCTACTATGAATCGGATACTCCTCCCTTGTCTTCATGGAAACCTTAAATGAGAGCATACTTGTTCAAATCAATACAATCTTTAAGGTGAGTTATGAACCTAATGTAAGGCCCTACTTTTTTTTAGAATAAATTTTCTGTGAGATTTAATAATAAAAGGGCTTTTGGTGATAGGTTGTGCAAGCTTGGTTGTAGCTATATCTACGTTTGTAATATGTTGAGAATGTCGATTCCAGGTTAATAAAGCAAAAGTTTCTATCAAGTTGCATGATAATACTTACATATATTATTCGTATTTTTGTTCTTTTACACATGTCTAGCATTTCTGTTCGAAATCAtttaaaaaatagttaaatacATAAATATCAATATTCAATGTTCATGTGGATAATACAAATGATGATTTTTCCCTAATACCTCTTCTCAATTGCCTggcaaatcgattaaatattggcTGGATCTTTTCTTCCTCTTTTAGATATTCTATCTCATATAAGGAAGAAatcttaaaataatgttaaaaaggTAAAGCATGTTTGGATATTTGAATCTATCATCAGCAAAAGAAAAATAAGATGTATTCAAATAATATGAGTAATATCTGCGTGTGCTAAAAacgaaaattataattattgaaagatttctgattattttaaaagaaatttttgaaATGTAATCTACTTGAAATCGTTAAACCTCTCAACACATTCTATTTATTATCTTCAGCGGAGATTTTAATATAGAATCCATGCAATCATCATTAGTTTTCTTAGGCTGATAATGAATGTAAAGAAGAAACCATTTACCTAACCAACAAGTGTTAGGTGGATACATAGGTTCGGACTTTGaaggaaaagaaataaaacaatgggAAATCTTATCAGGAGTTTATAAATAATCAATGAATTAATGTTTGCGTAAGTTTTGTATTTGTAAGCTGATCTTCGTTCTTTAAAATAATTGCTCCAATGGAGGGTCTCCCATTATTCCAGATAATTTCAACTTCCAACAGTTCCATGCTGCAAATCCAACACTGGGATCCTTTTCTTCCTTCGCATCTTTCTTAACTTTTTCAACTCTCTTACAGCGATTTCAAGTGCATCCTCAATTCCAGACTTGGGGTCTCCATATCACCTTTGGGATTAGCTTTACAACTTCTTTTCTCATAGCTACCACTCGATCCTCCGGAAATCGAGACAGGCTCTCATTTATGCTCACACTGCCATGTTTGATGTCATTTGCAGGAATGTACACCGAGTAGCTGGTGTAATTCTTTGGGAAGTACCATATATATTGTGCATATGCAGAATAAGGATGGAAAAATACGGGAATGCAGCCTGCCAGGATCGAATTGAACATCGAACACCTAGTGTATGAGTCCCCCGGAGGATGCAAACAGAAGACCGAGTTGCGAAACACCTTGATTACTTGAACTGGAGTGCCACACTTGTTTGCACTGGAGTTGCAATCGAGCAACTTGCATATGTTTTTTGAGGTTAAACATTTGTTGATAATCTGGATACGGATCGAGTCATTCATGGTTGGATGTGGAGCACTGGCAAAATAGAACAGGTATCGCCTTTTCCGACTCCTCACTTGTTTCTGCCAATGGATTACGTCGATGTAGGTTGATGGACGAAAGTAAGTCGGATATGGTACGGAAAATTCATTGCAATAAGAGCTTGTTTCTGTAGATAACATTGTCATATTCATTGATTCAGGCAATGGCATAAGCTTGTTCCCCCCCAATCCGGTTGATTTCCAGATCGTCTACGAAAATACCAAGCAATCCTCCCTGCAACGAAGAAATGGTCTCGACCCCATAACCGCTTCCATTCAGCTCGGTTTCGAAGCCAGTCGACGATATCATAAGGCAAACAATCTCTTACAGTTGTGTTATAGTCCCAAAGATAACGACCAACATCGAGGCCAGCATAGGAGGGTACGAAAACAGCTGAAGCCATCGATGAATTATTGGTTAAACACTTGTATTGTTTCATCCTGTTATGGAAAATAACTTCAAGCAAAAACTGGTTTGTTTCAAACTAATTCATATCAGATAAATCACCTTGGGGGGTTTCAATCCTAGGGCCAAACCCCGAATTCATAATCGACGAACACATATCGAACCACTTATTAAGTGTTCGAGAATCTTTTAGCGAATCAGAATTGAATCTACTCGGAAGACGATGAACATACATGTATTTACCTGAACATGGATTATCTCTTTTCCCATCAATGGGAAAATTCTGGGAATCTTTGTCCATGGTAAAGGTATGAAGTAAAAAGGGGACTTCATTGTTGACATGAGATAGACCTGAATAATCCAAGCAAAACAAAACAGAAAACAATGGAAACAAGAATAGCAAACCAGAGTTGATTGCTTTGCTTCACCATTTTTTGCTCATAGCCATAAACAAAAACAAAGCTGAATTAGATTGCTTGTGAAACGAGAAAGAAAAAATGTAATAGGATATCAGTCAGTGCTATATTACTTATGATCTAAGGAAGATATTAAAAGGTTAAACTCCATAGCAAGGTTGATTCCATTGATGGAAACTTCAAACCCCACGTATGAATATCCTTTTGATTGCATATACCAAAGTAGTTATTACAATTTACAACTTGTAATTCGTGTTCGTATATTTCTATTTGTGGTAATTGTATTTAATTTACTAtgtattatataaattttgaatatcactacacaaaaatttaaaaaaattaatgcttttattttaatttatcaaaatttgaaccttgtatttaaaaaaaaaaattaatcattttaataaattcataaatttgaattttttttaatttcgtgg
The Gossypium arboreum isolate Shixiya-1 chromosome 10, ASM2569848v2, whole genome shotgun sequence genome window above contains:
- the LOC108487087 gene encoding probable aldo-keto reductase 2 isoform X1, whose protein sequence is MAATKLGRIKLGSQGLEVSAQGLGCMGMSAFYGPPKPEPDMIALIHHAINSGVTFLDTSDVYGPHTNEILLGKALKDGVRNKVELATKFGIDYTDGKREIRGDPVYVRAACEGSLKRLGVDCIDLYYQHRVDTRVPIEVTIGELKKLVEEGKVKYIGLSEASASTIRRAHAVHPITAVQLEWSLWSRDVEADIIPTCRELGIGIVAYSPLGRGFFSSGPKMMETLSEGDFRKYLPRFQPENLEHNKRLYERVNEIAVKKGCTPSQLALAWVHHQGNDVCPIPGTTKIENFNQNIGALSVKLTPEEMAELESIASAGSVKGDRYGGTIATYYESDTPPLSSWKP
- the LOC128282367 gene encoding probable aldo-keto reductase 3 yields the protein MNFHLLQYLPRFQPENLEHNKRLYERVNEIAVKKGCTPSQLALAWVHHQGNDVCPIPGTTKIENFNQNIGALSVKLTPEEMAELESIASAGSVKGDRYGGTIATYYESDTPPLSSWKP
- the LOC108487087 gene encoding IN2-2 protein-like isoform X2 gives rise to the protein MAATKLGRIKLGSQGLEVSAQGLGCMGMSAFYGPPKPEPDMIALIHHAINSGVTFLDTSDVYGPHTNEILLGKALKDGVRNKVELATKFGIDYTDGKREIRGDPVYVRAACEGSLKRLGVDCIDLYYQHRVDTRVPIEVTIGELKKLVEEGKVKYIGLSEASASTIRRAHAVHPITAVQLEWSLWSRDVEADIIPTCRELGIGIVAYSPLGRGFFSSGPKMMETLSEGDFRKRKGWCCMR